The Methanobacteriaceae archaeon genomic interval TAAAAGGCGCATTTAAGGCGATTTTAAAAGCCATACTAATTTATAAAGGCTCTTCTAAGATAAGAAACATTATAAAAAGAGATTTAAAGACTTTTAACAAAGTCCATTAAGTGCTCTAAATCTAAAAAAGGACCCTATATAAGCTTTTTTGTCCATTTTGACAAAGAAACATTTATATAGCATTATAATATGAATAATAGTGTTGTTACCAAAGTCTAATTTATAGCCATTTGAGGCTTTTAGACATGGAGGCGGTACAATTAAGCGACATTCGCGATATTCGCTACTAATTGCATTATGCATGGTAGTGAGCATTTTGCCCTTTTCACAAGGGGCTTTATTAGGAGACATCCAAAACTCTAAAACTACTTTAAAAATCGATGGAACAGTTTCACAAGTAAGCGCTGCTAGTATTACTAAAGCTACGGCAGCAGAGAATGCACAATTAACTCATTTGCAAGGAAAAGCTGGATTAAGCACTTTGCGAAAATACATTAACAAACACTTAAATCACAGATCCGGAGCAGCTCATACTGCTGCAGGTGTTAATAAAACCGGATACGGAGACTGCTGGGGACTCTCAGATTGGACTGCAAAGATACTCAAAAAAAATGGATACACCGTCCGAGTGGTGCAAGGTGCAACATCAGCATCATCCAGACACCGCTGGACACAAGTAAAAATTGATGGAAAATGGATCACCTTTGAACCTTCACTGGTGACCAAAAAATATGGAAGTAAACCTTACACATCTACTTGTGCAAAAGCAAGCAAGGTCATAGTAACCTATAATGGTAAATAGGTTTACTTTTATTTTATTTTTTAGAATTTTTTATTTTTAATTTGATCTAAATTATTAAAAAATAATTTAATAATCAATTAGAATCTATTGTTTATCTAAATTTTTTACAATTAATAACTAAAATTCCAAGAGTATTTTGAGAATTAGTTAGGAATTAATAATGAATTATAATAAATATTGAAGTGATTCATATTCTCTTAATTTAGCGTTTTTTTAGTATTTGAAGTATTTTAGTAGATTAAAATAAATATGCTACTTAACCCAAATATTTTTATAATATATTAACTCCAAATTATTAATATAAAATAATTTTTTATTGTATTTACTCATTTGGAGGATTCTAATGAAGCTAATTTCAAAAACTCCCATTGTAATATTGAATTTCAAAACATACCTGGAATCGACAGGAAAAAACGCTTTAGAATTAGCTAAAGCATGTGAAAAAGTAGCAAAAGAAACAGGAGTAAATATTGCAGTGGCTCCCCAACATATAGATCTTTATAATCTATCAAAAGAAGTTGATATTCCCGTACTAGCACAACATATTGATCCAATTACTGCCGGCGGCCATACTGGAAGCGTTCTCATGGAATGTGCTCAAGAAGCCGGAGCAGTAGGTACTTTGATAAATCACTCTGAAAAGAGAATGAATTTAGCAGACATTGGTGAAATTGTTAAAAGATCTTCCCAAGCGGAAATGGTCAGCGTGGTTTGTACTAATAATATTGAAACCAGTGCAGCAGCAGCTTCATTAGGACCTAATTTTATTGCTGTAGAGCCACCAGAACTTATAGGATCCGGAATACCTGTTTCACAGGCCGAACCTGAAGTTGTCACCGGTACAGTTGCTGCAGTACAAAAGATAAATCCTTCTGTGAAGATTCTTTGTGGTGCTGGTATTTCCACCGGCGATGACATGAAAGCTGCTCTAGATCTAGGATCAGAAGGTGTTTTATTAGCATCTGGCATTATTCTAGCTAAAAGTCCTGAAAAAGCACTTCTAGATTTGGTAAGTAAAATTTAAATTAATTAAATATCATTAAGAATTTCATTATTAATTCCTAATATTTAATAATTTTATGTTTTTAATATTTTATTAATAGCTACTGAGTTCGGCAGCTTAAGGAGAATATGAATGTCACTCAAATTCAATACCATAGATGATTTTCAGTTTAACAACAAGACAGTTCTAGTCCGAGTAGATATAAATTCCCCTGTGGACCCTAATACTGGAATTATCTTAGATGACACACGAATGAAACTTCATGCAGAAACTATACTCGAACTATCTGATAAAGGAGCTAAAACTATCCTTTTAGCTCATCAAAGTCGTCCAGGTAAAAAGGATTTTACCACCTTAGAACAACATGCACATGTTTTATCCAAAATACTCGGTCGGCCTGTGATTTATGTAGAAGATATATTTGGGTGTGCGGCCATGGAAACAATTGCCCGACTTGAGCCAGGTGACGTTTTACTCCTTGAAAATGTCCGCTTTTACTCAGAAGAAGTTTTAAAAAGAGAAGCTCATCTGCAAGCAGACACCCATATGGTGAAAAAACTTTCTTCCATTGCCGATTACTTTATTAACGATGCTTTTGCAACTGCTCATCGATCACAGCCTTCATTAGTCGGTTTTGCCTTCGAATTACCATCCGCGGCAGGAAGATTGATGGAAAAAGAACTTAGAATTCTTTATGGTGCATTAGATAATGTCCAGAGACCTTGCGTGTATGTTTTAGGTGGAGTAAAAGTCGATGATTCCATTATGGTAATAGAAAATGTACTGGAAAATGGAAGTGCTGATTTTATTCTCACTACTGGATTAGTAGCCAATATATTCCTTCTAGCATCTAAAGTAAAAATTGGTAGATGTAATAAAGAATTTATTGAGAAAAAGGGATATTTTGATTTTTTAAAGGTTGCTGAGAGGTTAATAGATAAATTTAAGGATAAAATCTCAATACCCATAGATGTGGCAATTTGTAAAGATAATAAAAGGATGGATGTTCCGGTTAATGAGATTCCGGATCTTCCAATATATGACATTGGGACAGAAACTATCAAATTATATGCCCAAAAAATACGTCAGGCCAAAACCATATTTGCCAATGGGCCCGCCGGAGTTTTTGAAAATCCAGAATTCAGTATTGGGACCGATGACATACTCAATGCCATAGCTTCTTCAGATGGATTCTCTATTATTGGAGGAGGCCATCTAGCAGCAGCCGCAGTTCAAATGGGCTTTGAAGGTGAAATTGATCACATTAGTAGTGGTGGTGGGGCCAGTATAAGTCTTCTGGCAGGTGAAGAACTTCCAGTAGTAAAAGTTTTAGAAGAAGTGGCCGTTAAAAAATAAGCTGCCATAATTAATTATAATGATTATTAAAAGGATGATTATTTGAAAGGCAATAATTATTTTTTAAAACCATAATTTTTACTACATATCAATATTAGAAGATTATAAATGCTTAATTTAAGATTTAAACCTTTTTTAAAAGCATGAAATTTAATAATAAATATAAATACAAATATAATTAATAATAATCTCCAAATAGCAAACTATAAAAGCAATAACATCTAACTGATTTGTTACCTCGTTAAATATTAAATATTAGATTAAAAATGAATCAAAGAAAAATATTTAATATAAATAAAGGTCTTTATCTTAAAAAGATACCGTTTAAGGCAATGTGGAAAATAAATAACCACAAAGTATTTAAGTAAATACTTCCTAAAATCAAAATGCCTCGGTAGCTCAGTCTGGTGGAGCGCGAGACTTGTAATCTCGTGGTCGCGGGTTCAATTCCCGTCCGGGGCTCTAAGTACGAGAAATAAAATTAGTATTTATATAACTTAATTAAAGCAATGGGGACCATAGGGTAGCTTGGTCGATCCTTCGGGCTTTGGGAGCCTGAGACTCCGGTTCAAATCCGGGTGGTCCCATTCTTAAAATTCATAGATTATTTTCATGTATTAATTAATTGCATGAAAAACTTAACATATAATAATCAATCACCCGCCTTAGCTCAATTCGGCAGAGCATCGGACTGTAGATCCGAGGGTTGCTGGTTCAAGTCCGGCAGGCGGGACTTTTGATCTCGAAAGCGGTCGATATAATAGATACTATTATATATAATGCTTTATAAATTAGAATTTAATTAAGATAAGATCCATAGATGAATATTAATAAATGCCATCTAATTCTAATCTAATTGATATAATAATTTTTGAGAACAAAATCAACCGTACTATTTATATACTATAAAAATAATCAAAGATATATCTATATCTTAACATCCCTAATTAATCAGCGCTGTAGAATTAGTATGAACATATAGTACGAATACTAGCTTTATTAGAAAAGTATATAAGCAGGTAACCAAATACTTAAAATTGCTCTAATTCTGGAAACCTGCCCTGGTGGTGTAGGGGCTATCATGCGGGCCTGTCGAGCCCGCGACTCGGGTTCAATTCCCGGCCAGGGCGTTCCATTAGGGCCCGTAGCTCAGTCTGGCAGAGCGCTTGGCTTTTAACCAAGTGGCCGCGGGTTCAATTCCCGTCGGGCCCGTTTTCTGATTTTTTATTGGGATTATTTTAACTGGAGGATATATTGTGAAGAAAGATATCTTAAAGCACGAACTAGTTCCCGATCATGTTATTTTGTCTGAATCTGAAGTTTCTAAAGTACTTAAAAAAATTGAAGCACATCCTGAACAGCTCCCTAAAATAAAAACTGATGACCCTGTGGTCAAATCTATTGGGGCTAAAGAAGGAGACATACTTGAAATAACTCGTAAAAGCGCCACAGCAGGAAAATTTGTTACTTATAGGCGGGTGCATGATTAATCGAGTGGTTCAATTTAATTAATTCTTATTTAACATTTTTTTACTCTAATAACTCAAAAAATCAAACTCATAATCTAAAACATTTCAACAAATATTATATAAAAATCGTATTTGCTTAAATTGAATTTATGATTAATAGTTTGAATAAATGAGTATTAAAACTGAAAGTAAACTAGTATTTATTAAAACTAATATTTTAGCTAAAAATTTTGTAGTATTTATTTTTTGGAGGAAGTCCATGAAAAAGAGTGCATGGGGATTGGTAGACGCATTTTTTGATGAACACAACCTGGTAGATCACCACGTTAAATCCTATAACGACTTTGTAAATCATCGAATACAGGACATAATTGACATAACTGAACCTATTGAGTTAGAACAAGGAGAATATTCCGTCGAAACAGGACAACTTGAAATTAAAAAGCCCTTTACTAAAGAGGCTGATGGTTCCAAGAGCCTTATATTTCCAACAGAAGCTAGGCTTCGAAACTTAACTTATTCTGCACATATGTATCTGGAAATGCGTCTTTTGAAAAAAGATGAAAGCGAACCAGATTTTGAAAAAGTTTACATTGGGGAATTACCTCTAATGCTTAAATCAGACATATGTCATTTGAATGGTTTAAATAAAGAAGAATTAGTGGTCAAAGGAGAGGATCCTCAAGATCCTGGTGGTTATTTCATAGTAAATGGTTCTGAAAGGGCCATAGTTACCATGGAAGAAATCGCTCCTAATAAAATTATTCTAGAAAGAATCGGTGAAGTTGAAGATAGACGTGCTAGGGCCATTGTTACATCAATAAAGAGTGGTTTCAGAGCAAGAATTTCTTTAGAATACAGAAAACCGCGAAAAACTGGAGTTTTCTTAAGAATTTCATTCCCTTACGTTCCAGGAGAAATACCACTTGTTGTTTTACTGCGAGCATTAGGATTATCTACTGATGAAGAAATTATCACCCATATTTCTGATGATTTCAATTATCAAATGATTATAGCCGACGATATACAAGTTTCTGATCAGGGTCTTAAGTTAGAGCCAAGCGAAATGGAAGAGCTCTCTCAAGAAGAGAGAAGGCAATACTTACAAACCAGTGCCATCAAATACATCGGAAATCGTGTCGCTAAAGGTATGACTGAAGAATACCGTATTAGAAGAGCAGAAGACGTCATTGATAGATATCTATTACCACACATGGGTGTAGAATCAGAAACGCGTGCTGAAAAAGCCACGTACCTGGCTGAAATGACCGAAATGTTACTTCAAGTTATTTCTGAAACACGTGAACCGCATGATAAGGACCATTACACTAACAAAAGACTGCGAGTATCTGGAGATTTAATGGAAGATTTATTCCGTGTTGCATTCACCAGTTTAACCAGAGATATGAGTTATCAGCTAGAGCGAAGTTTAGCTAGAGGTAAAGAACCCTCTGTAAAACAAGCTGTGCGTTCTGATGTGCTAACCGAGAACATTAAACACGCCATAGCCACTG includes:
- a CDS encoding transglutaminase domain-containing protein, with protein sequence MPFSQGALLGDIQNSKTTLKIDGTVSQVSAASITKATAAENAQLTHLQGKAGLSTLRKYINKHLNHRSGAAHTAAGVNKTGYGDCWGLSDWTAKILKKNGYTVRVVQGATSASSRHRWTQVKIDGKWITFEPSLVTKKYGSKPYTSTCAKASKVIVTYNGK
- the tpiA gene encoding triose-phosphate isomerase; translation: MKLISKTPIVILNFKTYLESTGKNALELAKACEKVAKETGVNIAVAPQHIDLYNLSKEVDIPVLAQHIDPITAGGHTGSVLMECAQEAGAVGTLINHSEKRMNLADIGEIVKRSSQAEMVSVVCTNNIETSAAAASLGPNFIAVEPPELIGSGIPVSQAEPEVVTGTVAAVQKINPSVKILCGAGISTGDDMKAALDLGSEGVLLASGIILAKSPEKALLDLVSKI
- a CDS encoding phosphoglycerate kinase is translated as MSLKFNTIDDFQFNNKTVLVRVDINSPVDPNTGIILDDTRMKLHAETILELSDKGAKTILLAHQSRPGKKDFTTLEQHAHVLSKILGRPVIYVEDIFGCAAMETIARLEPGDVLLLENVRFYSEEVLKREAHLQADTHMVKKLSSIADYFINDAFATAHRSQPSLVGFAFELPSAAGRLMEKELRILYGALDNVQRPCVYVLGGVKVDDSIMVIENVLENGSADFILTTGLVANIFLLASKVKIGRCNKEFIEKKGYFDFLKVAERLIDKFKDKISIPIDVAICKDNKRMDVPVNEIPDLPIYDIGTETIKLYAQKIRQAKTIFANGPAGVFENPEFSIGTDDILNAIASSDGFSIIGGGHLAAAAVQMGFEGEIDHISSGGGASISLLAGEELPVVKVLEEVAVKK
- a CDS encoding DNA-directed RNA polymerase subunit H; this translates as MKKDILKHELVPDHVILSESEVSKVLKKIEAHPEQLPKIKTDDPVVKSIGAKEGDILEITRKSATAGKFVTYRRVHD
- a CDS encoding DNA-directed RNA polymerase subunit B'', with product MKKSAWGLVDAFFDEHNLVDHHVKSYNDFVNHRIQDIIDITEPIELEQGEYSVETGQLEIKKPFTKEADGSKSLIFPTEARLRNLTYSAHMYLEMRLLKKDESEPDFEKVYIGELPLMLKSDICHLNGLNKEELVVKGEDPQDPGGYFIVNGSERAIVTMEEIAPNKIILERIGEVEDRRARAIVTSIKSGFRARISLEYRKPRKTGVFLRISFPYVPGEIPLVVLLRALGLSTDEEIITHISDDFNYQMIIADDIQVSDQGLKLEPSEMEELSQEERRQYLQTSAIKYIGNRVAKGMTEEYRIRRAEDVIDRYLLPHMGVESETRAEKATYLAEMTEMLLQVISETREPHDKDHYTNKRLRVSGDLMEDLFRVAFTSLTRDMSYQLERSLARGKEPSVKQAVRSDVLTENIKHAIATGNWVGGRAGVSQLLDRTSYMGTLSHMRRVVSPLSRSQPHFEARDLHPTQFGKICPNETPEGPNCGLVKNLALMAKISEGSDPAEIENIIKKMGILE